aataaaaatataaaattttcttaactcACCAAGGAAACTGCGTTTTCCGCCCCTACTGTCGCGAGCGCTTCCTTGACCAGCTCCATTAAAGCTTTATTGCTGTTAGAAGCCTCTTTACCACCTTTTAATAAAAGACCATTAGCAGAGGCCATTGCCAATGCAGCTACTTGGGGTAATGAGTCTGGACGTGACTCAAATATGACTAGTAGGACACCGATAGGTACTGTAACTTGCTTCAATTCTAAATTCTCTGCTAGTCGTGTGTGACGTAGAACGCGACCAACATTCTGAAAACGTAAATAAAACATGCTTTTTTTGTCTTAAATCCCATCCTTTATACCTTACTTTATATAATAAAGGTTTAACTTTGACTGAGTGGAAAGTATTATTTTGAAGATAACTTCTGctcttattaaaataaattatgagttCGGATTTTCAAACAAGAGAGGACGCAATATCCAGTTGCTTGTCTGTCCATCCGAATTTGCAAGGGATAACTCAAGTAAAAATCAAGATTTCTTGAGGAAACTTGAAGTCCCAATGTACTATATACAATGAGTGTTCTGCATCCTAGATCAAACAATTCTCGAGATCGGATCATAAGCTCCCAGATTCTTAATATATGAAGCACAGTGCCTATAACTgatattatactgaaaataaaagtagatctctgagatatatgtacattagggtgattcaaaaaaaaaaaatttttgttttttttgattggtactcggaaaaatgggttcctagacacctctaagaaagcctctccaaatatgagtttttaattgtaacgggaaggtcctccgcctaacggttttctatgttttcttattatcagatataaaaatttatatctcgcttccaactacttgaaaaaatatcttgttaattaggttttgtaggaaattgaatgctctaaaatatggtctcttatgattttttcgtaaacccaactgtttaaaagatattaacagttaaagtttgattatttttggtacaattttttatttcttattaattttataactcaatgaaaaaaaattattatgaatataatatataatatgcattgatgtttgacgatgaatatctcgtaaacgcttaacttaatcgaaaaatcatagtagaccatttttatagagcagtaaatttcgtacaaaactatgtgtttcatcagtcataatatttttttttcattgagttataaaattaataagaaataaagaatttttccaaaaatagtcaaatttcaaccgctaatatcttttaaacagttgggtttacgaaaaaaatcataagagaccataatttagagcattcaatttcctacaaaacctaattaacaagatattttttcaagtagttggaagcgagatataaatttttctatctgataataagaaaaaatagaaaaccgttaggcggaggaccttcccgttacagttaaaaactcatatttggaaaGGCTTTcatagaggtgtctaggaacccatttttccgagtaccaatcaaaaaaaacaaaaaaaattttttttttgaatcaccctaatgtacatatgtatattattgaaattcagagataatATTTTCTGATAAGTAGAAGTGTATTCGGACTTTGTGTCGATTCACACACGGACTATTTTGTCGCCTAAACCGGTTTTCGATATTctctttcattttcaaattatttctatTGTTGACCATTTATTTATGAGCATGGAAAATCACTTGCTTACCTGAAGACTTGATTCAGCAATCTGCTTTAATCCAACAGATAAGTTCTTCAATTTAGCAGAGTTCAAAGACAAGCGTGACAAAAGTGGCTTCGCTAGACCATGTCGTTTCGCTTCAGCTAAGTCCTTTGCGTTCGCTTGTAGAATAAATTCCTCCCTGCTTACCAATAAATCAGCCAAATGGTTAACTGCATTGGCACGTTGTTCCGGAGAAAGCGCTTGCATCTGTCGACTGCCAATGCGCGCTGCAGAGAAATGCAAAGAGCAGAAACAGTAAGTAATAATACTACtggaattaattgaaataaaacagtGACGGTCTTAAGCCAATTGGCGTTGCCAAGTAGCgtcataaaaatcaaaatatatccAGATTTCATTATGAGATAAATACACAtaccttttttctttaaaataataaatatttatgtcctACTTACCATTTTCAGCTAAAACATCGACAGGGGTTGAGAAACCTTCTGTAGATTCAGTGAAAAATGTACCGACTTTTCGTCCCGCTATAATGGTTTTAATTGCTTTCTCTTGCATTCCGTTACAAATTACAACACTAACACCACGATCTAATGCCCATGTGGCTGCCTTCACTTTTGAGTCCATACCACCAGTGCCAAcctaaaatgttaataaaaagaataatgaacaagtaaggaagggataagttcggggATACCCGAACATTctatattcttgcaacttgcaagaatcaaagtccgAGAAATTCCTTCAGGAAAATTTGAGAGTTGGGGGTAGTatttgatattagttatataggaactaggtcaagttttcgccaaattttatCTACAAGGATTTAAGACGCAGAgatatgagtaaaacacgctctctctttttcattgagataacccacatattggctgatatatacggtataaagtcactcggaatttcgaaaaatctttatattatttatgtgtaggtatatgggagctcaTATAAGTTGACCCGGATCAAcccatttttattaataaataaaaatactattatCAGAAGTTAATTTTCTCTGAATGTTAATTGTATATGCCATACATTGgctgatattttcgatcaaaaatcaactatagatactggagtCTACATTTTCGGTATttgggggcttgaacagttttgtttgGGTTTGGACAATTCTTGGTTATAAATTGacatactttaaaggaattattagtgcatagttttataccgttatatcagttgcttcttgatttgcgttctgtgaagtgaaaaaatcaattgtttttaaaactgtACTATATGAGAAGTAAGAGTGGGTGTAGTCCGAACCCATTTTGTCATCGTACCAAATTAGTCACCaatcggttggtcgggtcccaacatatgtatataaaattttgcctaaaagtgggcggtgtctCGCCATTCGTCCAGTCTTTAAACAATGAAGCCCTCTTTTATCTCGGGTGTCAAATTTTTTATCTCTATcgcatttagttattaatttatctaaatttttgtagtttttaacagtaccgttatatggataGTGTACGGGGTTATCTTCcaatttcagtaatttttacATTGTCAGCTGTGGTGTTTAAGAGATTTATCCTGAGTGAATTTGCAGGTTTAGTGATCTAGGAGATAagtacattaaacctattacAGGGCGGGACTAttcccactttttcaaaatatttagccCACAGATGCACCTAGCTACTGCGATCTCCTGTGCAAAATTAAAGTTCCATATACCTTATTTTAGTACTTATGtagttatggcactttgtaCGTTTTCGGTTAaaggcgttttgtgggcgtgacagtggtccgattatgcagtatttttttgcattttggtACCATGTTgtgtttcatcaagatatcatACAGtaacccggatttcaactcgtctcgtcattctgatcatttatatatatacatatatctaactCGTTTAGTTTAGTCATACGCCCGTTAGATGAATAAAACTATTACAATCAAATTACTTGAAtactatttataataaaatttgttaaagacaCAAAAATATGTGTCGTATATTAAATCTGCGGAATATTCAATATGATTGTATGTGTTGGCGTGTATGGTAAGTACCTTAGACTTTTTTCCGAACTCGATAACATGCCGGTCATTCGAAGTATAGGTGTGCATAAGTTTAGCTCCATCTTCCCAAGGAGGTTTGTTATAAATTCCATCAACATCTGACATTAGAATCAGTAGATCCGCTTGAACCTCTGCCGAAAGCATAGCAGACAAACTATCATTATCCTTGATTGCTATACCCTGatacataataatttcaaaattacgccttttatattattttacataatattttgtCATTTGACATTTTAGTTTTACTTACCTTCTTTGAGCCAACTGGTAGATCATCGTCTTTCAAAAACATTGGCGGGGATACAGCATCGTTGGTGTTGATAATCGGCACAATATTAAGGCTGATCAGTTCAGAAAGtgtgcaaaataaattattacgtGTTTCCTCATTGTAAAAATCCGGTTTTGTTACAAGAACCTAAATACGATCAGAAaacttttaatacattttaaaattgtcAGTCTCCTTATTATacctgtgcaatttttacaCCATACTGTGCAAACATAGCATCGTACAGTGACATAAGACCAGATTGACCCACAGCAGCGGCCGCTCTGGGTTCAAGCAGGGTGCCCTGTTCCtgttattgaaagaaaatattgtgtaaGTTGATGTGTGCATATGCTAAGCGCTACCATATATCCATTTTCAACATACGACGCGTGTCGGGTCCTTTGGCGAGAGCGTTTCACGCATAGAAAGTGACATAAGTAATTCTTGTGCTAATTTTTGACTACCAAAAGCTACAGCACCACTTGTAACCATCATAACCTCGCGACCCTCTAAATGACACTCAGCAACCtagaagttataaaaaaatattatttgtttgtttacatatgcagatgtatatttttatgaaagaaataaCCAAAGTACAcaacaatttcaaaatccaTAGTTGTCTTCGACTCGCTCTGAACACTACTCTAATGTCAAACATTTTATCCGATTTTGACCATTTTGGTACCGTAATATAGGAATACTAGGATAAtgttatgtaccgaatttggcAGAAACTGGTATAGTAGATTCTGATATATAAGATTTCatctaaaagtgggcggtgccataCTCATTATCTAATTTTGATCCTGGCTGCCTTGCCATAGCACCTTGGCTTAGATTTCAATTGTGTGTCATcacaattttagtatttttcaacagtaccgttatatggagaaTGAGTGGGGTTATATCTGATTTAACATATGCATTTTCACGGACTGAAGGGCTACCGTAAAGATTTGTTCTGAACAAACTTGGTTGATATAGCTTGAGTATTTTGTGGGATATGTACATTAATCCTATTAGAGCGTGGAAATATgtcactttttataaagtttcAGAAAGCGGGTACTACTTAATACTACGATCACCTGccccaaattaattttttttacagtaaTCTATCCTGATTCGTGTTAATTGCTGTTTCCTATcttgtttattttgatttgaagaGAATTAGGATGATGTGAAGTTAAATATAGTTTAGAAGATTTTcctaatttaagtttttttgtcaCTATTCATATTAATGATTAGTAAGATATTCATACGTCTTTTATAAgatatttctttataattttctagTTAGCAATATCTGCCATTATGAAACCTCTCCAATCAATCTTGACATTTTTTATCCATCAGTTATATCCTAGGGAAACAGCTCTTAGTGTTTCACACTATAATTAtctaaattatacaaaaatctaTTCAAATAATTACTATATAATCTAACTTGATAGTCATGTTTGCTCTTAGACACTTAAAGTTTGTCAGCATATTATAGAGAATTGCTTCCAAGTTACACTTTCCAGAATGGTCATAAACTTGATAAAATCAGTATATTTCATGAATTTCCGTATTTGAGGACCAACCTTTCCATACGTTCGGAAATTTTCTCTAAATTTCACAGAAACAATGTCCAATGCTTtgataaattgttttatcattccTCAGTTGATCATGTATTAAATTGCTAAGTTTACCCTGTTATTCAGATCCATTAACATTCTGGTGAATTTTTAGAAAGACACCATTGTTTTAGAATAGTCCGCACTTATTACTTTTGATACGAAATTGAGATTTTCATTGAATAAAAAAGGTCATTTCGTAGACTATAATTCTAGATATCTCCacgtaaaaactaaaaaattgcgCCTAACTGCTTGTATATTTTCGGTAAGGAGCCTGAGAATAAAAATTAGTGACGTTTGCATGCGTGAAAGTACGCAGAACCTCAATCATGACtggaaaagtaaatattaattattatcaaatatcCATTAGATATAAAACTATCTTCAAAACAAAATCGCATTCAATCTATTAATGAATAAAGATATATGTAACTTAAAagttatgttttttcttttattcaatatttaagtATGGAtgaattaaaacataaaaacgttaaattgtgttcagttaacaaaaaaaattaaaaatttaccatAACTCATTAATCaacataataatgaaaaaaaccaaacaagACCAATTTGGAGTTATTTGTCAAAAGGATACTATGCCTTGATATTGGTCAGTTTAAATAGTTCTTTGCAAACTCCAACCGCACTTTGATACATTTTGACTAAGGTACCCTTCGTGGGCTTCgtacattaaaattttcatttaacagTCGTGGTCAGTAACGTTACTAATCCCTGAATTCAGCTCTGCTTTTATTTACCTTGAGGATATAAATGTatggtttttgttaaattttgagtttttttttgcccaaatttatttttttctattgtaTATAGCCCCCTCCCCTCTACTTCTCTTTATTGGACCAAAAATGTGGGTGTGGAAGAGGCAATACCTAAGcaaaggaataagcaaaaaaagttgtatttttcGGTTTTGTTGCACTGATATTTCAATGAGCGCAGGTATGTATGGTATACAACAAACTAACCTGCTCAACAATGGAGGCCAGTCGTCCGAGTGCAAGACCGTGGTTATCTTCACGTGTGATAACGGCACTTCCAAGTTTAACCACCAGACGGCGTGCATATTTCAGTTGACTTCGCTCTGTAAAAGTAGCTTGTTTTCGCTTTTCAGTCAAAAtgttctaaaaataaatcaaacgaAAAATTATGGCACAATTATACACatgctatatgtacatatatattatattataaggtCTGATATCTACTACATCAAACACATTAGTAAAACTGTGGgcgaaaaatagtaagactttttaatataaatttcgcGCGAACTCCCAttcgtcaaaatatttttttctataataggTTTGTATGACTGTCAGTAATATCTGTGCTAATTTCACATCGAATGATTAGTCTTTATTATAAGCTTTCTGAAgcacataaagtgcattcggggATTTTTACGATAagtgaaattatatattaaattttatgcgcGGAATCAAATGTCtgatcaactgatgatcaacacgtcaataaaataaaggaattactgcttgagaatcgacgaatTACAGTCAGAGATCTCACAAGCATCGTAATatcagtgaaaatcattttgaaagatcatttggacctgaaaaaaattaaagcacgattggttccaacaGTGCTTTTCGACTAgaaggatgtcatgaaacgtataaTTACAGGTTTGAGTctggccgaatatcgtggcaaaggtgagcagAAGCCAAAAAAAACACGTCGATGCAGGTAAAAAACAAGGTTATGTTCACAGTTTCTTTCGATAATCGAGGTGTGGAccactccgaattcctttcaACCGGCCAAagtgtcaacaaggaatactatttgagtattaCGTAAAAAGTGGCGGGACTTATGACCCGCATtgattctttgtgagtttttcgctaaatttttAACCGATATCATACCGCGACCACCTTTTTCATCtcatttagctccgtgtgacttctggacattcagcaaactcaaaacgAAACGCTCTGGTGAagccgttttgagtcaattgaagactgCATTACATTGTTTTGCAATCGTTATCTACTGGAACCTTTTTAAGAGGCTACACCTTACGACAACAGCCCATAAAAACCCGATTACAGAAAAAACTCACACATTTCGCACTTATTCTGTTTATTCTGTTAATTTCTCACTTATATCGACTagacaatgtatgtatatctatctatatgtattatataattcctatatataaaaaggaatgattaaaatatgtataactaaTGATACTAATCAATTCCTCAAATATCTTCCCTCCTTAAGATGCCATATTAATTCCTCCAACTCTTGAGTTAATCGTTTATCTAGCTATCACTTTATTACGCAATATAATCTGAGTGTTGCAGGCGGTTAATGCCAGACACAGTTCATGATCGTGATAAGATATTGACACAGTAACTATAAACTTAAACATGCCATACTATTTATCGATGTCATTTACTGCATAACTAGCTCACacttatttgtacatacatacatatgtgcgccACAATATAGAACGCGTTTGCCTCATCAAGTTCTTATCTACAAATGCTAATTATCAAATACTATTGAGTAGGTAAcaactgtatacatatttatttgtttatttgcttgaTGAAGATTGCATTGGCAATCATAAAGTCCTAAAATCAATTCGAAAACAAActcatttacttatttattgtaTTCATTGAGCATGTAtgtagcatatgtatgtatacgtacgtgtaaaacatatttgtttattggggtgtgtgtgttttcttttaattaatatttaattaaaaatcgaCGAATTATAAAGTTAACGTGAAATAACtaccaaatcaaataaataaataatgagtaCGTTTAAATATTGCTTCCCTACCCAACTTCTTGCTGTTCTAGATGCAATTATAAACTTTGTAGACCCAATTTATGATATTATACTTAAATCAAGGCTTTAAAGCTTTGTCATACTTTTTCTAcaaaatcacaagcatacataaGCATTTGAAATTATTCTACCCTGAAcaaagtatattaagtttgcaacgaaatttgtaacattcAGAAGTGAACGTGAgagattatatacatatttatatccgtctgtctgtccgttccaGAACTAGTCTCAATTTtcgagatatcaatctgaaattttgcgcacgtCGCTTTCTACCCCAGAAGCATATAgtgctcatttgctgcaagaccggcataagacaaaaaaatcgattctccagaaaacgcgtttaaagttttcaactgactacaaccttacacggtgactccaaccttccacctcttctcaagcggagcatataagagagatgaatttttcactcaacatgaagtatgatataacgaacaattctgcagcattaactcaaaaatcacgatttttgatttatgccggtcttgcagcaaatgagcgatatatatgtatgtatatataaaagaaagttcttgttagttacaccatttataactcaagaacggctgaaccgatttggctgaaaattggtggagaggtagcttagaaccaggctaaggacataggataccttttagctctttatgtcaaagtttaatacaactcagaaataaaaaaaattatatttaaaataataagcatttgctcaaaattcatgtttataggaatcatttgaatatatgcgtacaattttaatcagattcttcctcaaaaataatacaattgctaagtatttggaatagtagaaatgaactgcaaccaaatacgcagtgaaataaattatacctggctcagtaatcagtcgttgagtatgtattataccacgtgcatcccaaaagactgatgtcataagcTTTCCCGTCGACTTTTTCGTTTTTGgccgcctgagaaccggttcatcatgactgtcgattggactccagtaggaaatgatggagctatgtttctatcacccactttattccgattagagagcacttaaacacttctcagaatcagttattcgttgtttttgttggattatatACTTGCGAGCCGCCTACTTTGAttatttcgcctgtttccaacTTAGCAAATGTCTTTTCagcggtggatttccctgagcccaaattcaacagtattttccccaaaaaagcaatactttattgacacacgaattgttttatgatccattttttgtaaactagcacaagttgcttcacaaaaatgctatatctcattaactaatagttataatccaactaatagaaatcatatagatggtagtagtagtattatctatgtatcagccacagtgaagcgtggacgggtcctctagtattttctaaaattgaatatacatacatacgtacataataCGGacagacattgaaaaaattttgaaaacacatttgtctGTTGTGGAATGTtagtcgttcggaccgacaatgtgtgttttcgatgagttttcactgacaactatcaatacgGGGATTCTCCTGCTCTTGcaagatgacacaaaatgcaattAACAGTGaggctgtatttgtatatggaatgtaaacaaatatcaagtgaaaatttagggccggcaaaatatgtcttccaaaaaaatcgattaaactagagcaggcaccgattataatgagtgaaatgtaagttttcaagtagttttcagcgaaaactgtgttttcgtttgacagattttacatggacgaaaacacaagttttcttgcgaaaaccagtttttctcacgaaaacatgttttcaatgtcggtccgaacatagtataacaACATAAGCATTTTaggtaaacatatttttaaatttttctactgtaaaaaaataacgaaaccTCCAAGCcactatgtatacatacatatgtatatcaaatgcCGAAATGGCAGCGGGAAGGGCATTGTAGTGCAGCTGATTGCCCACACTTAGCAATTGAAAGCCAGATAACGCTTTATAGCTTCTTTAAGCGCCGTCAAAACAAATAAGCGAACTGATAGGCCTCGCTACCCCACTATAATAGCCCAGTAGAAAAAATCATATCTTCCTGACGTAGGCAGTTGAAACTATACTTTCACAATTAGTATTAACTATATTCTCCTTCTTCTttgctggcgtagacaccgcttacgggaTTATAGCCGagataacaacagcgcgccaatcgtttcttcttttctcaacgtgacgccaattggatatttcaagcgacgccaggtccttctccacctggtctctTTCTAATGGTGTGAAGGTCTTCGCCTTCCTTTGCTTCctccgacgggtactgcgtcgaatactttcagagctggagtgttttcgttcatacGTACTAGATTGGttcaataatatattatattgtatatggcaattaatttttcattatggAAAAATGGGGAAAGCTTCTCATCCTTCTCGTCCtcattataaatacattttgccAGTTTCTGGAAACACAACATTTACCATATATTA
This genomic stretch from Bactrocera dorsalis isolate Fly_Bdor chromosome 5, ASM2337382v1, whole genome shotgun sequence harbors:
- the LOC105224260 gene encoding delta-1-pyrroline-5-carboxylate synthase isoform X1: MFLNKSLASVNLLKRGFSTSVWRAASLQGPRQPNILTEKRKQATFTERSQLKYARRLVVKLGSAVITREDNHGLALGRLASIVEQVAECHLEGREVMMVTSGAVAFGSQKLAQELLMSLSMRETLSPKDPTRVEQGTLLEPRAAAAVGQSGLMSLYDAMFAQYGVKIAQVLVTKPDFYNEETRNNLFCTLSELISLNIVPIINTNDAVSPPMFLKDDDLPVGSKKGIAIKDNDSLSAMLSAEVQADLLILMSDVDGIYNKPPWEDGAKLMHTYTSNDRHVIEFGKKSKVGTGGMDSKVKAATWALDRGVSVVICNGMQEKAIKTIIAGRKVGTFFTESTEGFSTPVDVLAENARIGSRQMQALSPEQRANAVNHLADLLVSREEFILQANAKDLAEAKRHGLAKPLLSRLSLNSAKLKNLSVGLKQIAESSLQNVGRVLRHTRLAENLELKQVTVPIGVLLVIFESRPDSLPQVAALAMASANGLLLKGGKEASNSNKALMELVKEALATVGAENAVSLVSTREEISDLLSMEDHIDLIIPRGSSELVRTIQEQSVHIPVLGHAEGVCHVFVDKEADLRKALKIVRDAKCDYPAACNAMETLLIHEDLMSGNIFNDVCNMLKREGVKIYSGPKLSQKLTFGPPAAKSLKHEYGALECCIEIVKDIDEAIEHIHTYGSGHTDVIVTESDSAAQQFLSSVDSACVFHNASSRFADGFRFGLGAEVGISTARIHARGPVGVEGLLTTKWILRGQDHAAADFAEGGSCVWLHEPLPL
- the LOC105224260 gene encoding delta-1-pyrroline-5-carboxylate synthase isoform X2 → MFLNKSLASVNLLKRGFSTSVWRAASLQGPRQPNILTEKRKQATFTERSQLKYARRLVVKLGSAVITREDNHGLALGRLASIVEQVAECHLEGREVMMVTSGAVAFGSQKLAQELLMSLSMRETLSPKDPTRVEQGTLLEPRAAAAVGQSGLMSLYDAMFAQYGVKIAQVLVTKPDFYNEETRNNLFCTLSELISLNIVPIINTNDAVSPPMFLKDDDLPVGSKKGIAIKDNDSLSAMLSAEVQADLLILMSDVDGIYNKPPWEDGAKLMHTYTSNDRHVIEFGKKSKVGTGGMDSKVKAATWALDRGVSVVICNGMQEKAIKTIIAGRKVGTFFTESTEGFSTPVDVLAENARIGSRQMQALSPEQRANAVNHLADLLVSREEFILQANAKDLAEAKRHGLAKPLLSRLSLNSAKLKNLSVGLKQIAESSLQNVGRVLRHTRLAENLELKQVTVPIGVLLVIFESRPDSLPQVAALAMASANGLLLKGGKEASNSNKALMELVKEALATVGAENAVSLVSTREEISDLLSMEDHIDLIIPRGSSELVRTIQEQSVHIPVLGHAEGVCHVFVDKEADLRKALKIVRDAKCDYPAACNAMETLLIHEDLMSGNIFNDVCNMLKREGVKIYSGPKLSQKLTFGPPAAKSLKHEYGALECCIEIVKDIDEAIEHIHTYGSGHTDVIVTESDSAARQFLTSVGSACVVHNAKTGNTRLGC